From Catenulispora sp. GP43, one genomic window encodes:
- the coxB gene encoding cytochrome c oxidase subunit II: MSPHGSDPSPQRTTPARRSRRAKLGVLAVAGLVATTATGCDSGQFKRLGLPAPATKEAPIILHLWQGSWIAALAVGALVWGLILWCVIFYRRKRTGVEIPAQTRYNVPIEVLFTVVPFIMIAVLFFFTAKDESKLLALHKDPDVKVNVVGRQWSWSWNYNYDATTQQATPGQLAVYDAGTPADLPVLWLPVNERVRFTLTSTDVIHSFWVPNFLFKLDVVPGRVNEFELTPNKEGEFIGRCAELCGVDHSRMLFYVKVVSAADYQQHLKDLANKIDPVTGKGQTGQMPVGYNPNGVPLRVGPLTGIGNDTTGKEK, encoded by the coding sequence TTGAGTCCACACGGCTCCGACCCGTCGCCGCAGCGCACCACCCCGGCGCGGCGATCGCGGCGCGCGAAGCTCGGCGTTCTTGCCGTGGCCGGGCTGGTCGCCACGACCGCCACCGGCTGCGACAGCGGCCAGTTCAAACGGCTCGGGCTGCCCGCGCCGGCCACCAAGGAAGCGCCGATCATCCTGCACCTGTGGCAGGGCTCGTGGATCGCCGCGCTCGCCGTCGGCGCCCTGGTGTGGGGCCTGATCCTGTGGTGCGTCATCTTCTACCGGCGCAAGCGCACCGGTGTGGAGATCCCCGCGCAGACCCGCTACAACGTGCCGATCGAAGTGCTGTTCACGGTCGTGCCGTTCATCATGATCGCGGTGCTGTTCTTCTTCACGGCCAAGGACGAGTCCAAGCTCCTGGCGCTGCACAAGGACCCCGACGTGAAGGTGAACGTCGTGGGGCGGCAGTGGTCCTGGTCCTGGAACTACAACTACGACGCGACCACGCAGCAGGCCACCCCCGGCCAGCTGGCCGTGTACGACGCCGGCACGCCGGCGGACCTGCCGGTGCTGTGGCTGCCGGTGAACGAGCGGGTGCGCTTCACCCTGACCTCCACCGACGTCATCCACTCCTTCTGGGTCCCCAACTTCCTGTTCAAGCTGGACGTGGTGCCCGGCCGGGTCAACGAGTTCGAGCTCACCCCGAACAAGGAGGGCGAGTTCATCGGCCGCTGTGCTGAGCTGTGCGGCGTCGACCACTCCCGGATGCTGTTCTACGTCAAGGTCGTCTCCGCGGCCGACTACCAGCAGCACCTGAAGGACCTGGCGAACAAGATCGACCCGGTGACCGGCAAGGGCCAGACCGGTCAGATGCCCGTGGGCTACAACCCGAACGGCGTCCCGCTGCGCGTCGGCCCGCTGACCGGTATCGGCAACGACACCACAGGGAAAGAAAAGTGA
- a CDS encoding cysteine desulfurase family protein has product MTHFDAASAEPPHPAARAALLAAFDEGWADPARLYRAGRQARMLLDQARAAVAEVLGCRAREVYFTPSGTAAIHYGVAGVLAGRRRTGQRLVVSAVEHSAVLHAAELHVATVGGADRGGGSEGGGSIASSGTGSGGTGTEPTIAEVLAASGVVSVVGVDRLGRVDPEAFARELRVPGTALACLQAANHEVGTVQPLAPVFDAAVGAGVPLLVDAAQVVGRLPVPREWSVLCASSHKWGGPAGVGVLAVRKGTRFAPAWAVDEHEDGRVPGAVNLPGIVAAAAALLAREQEREAEAVRLRAMTERLRRALPGVAEDIEVFGDPADRLPNLVAFSCPAVNAEALVLDLDEAGFEVSSGSACTSDTVTPSHVLVAMGAADRGNVRVSLPFGTAEEDVDRFLAVLPRVLEKLR; this is encoded by the coding sequence GTGACTCATTTCGACGCCGCCTCCGCCGAGCCCCCGCATCCGGCCGCCCGCGCCGCGCTGCTGGCGGCCTTCGACGAGGGGTGGGCCGACCCGGCCCGGCTGTACCGGGCCGGACGGCAGGCGCGCATGCTGCTGGACCAGGCCCGGGCGGCGGTCGCCGAGGTGCTCGGGTGCCGGGCCCGGGAGGTGTACTTCACTCCTTCGGGGACCGCCGCCATCCACTACGGGGTCGCCGGGGTGCTGGCCGGACGGCGGCGGACGGGGCAGCGGCTGGTGGTCTCAGCGGTCGAGCACTCGGCGGTGCTGCACGCGGCGGAGCTGCACGTCGCGACGGTCGGCGGCGCTGATCGGGGCGGCGGGAGCGAAGGCGGCGGGAGCATTGCCAGCAGTGGCACCGGCAGCGGCGGCACCGGCACCGAACCAACGATCGCCGAGGTCCTGGCCGCTTCCGGCGTGGTGTCGGTGGTCGGCGTGGACCGGCTCGGCCGCGTGGACCCCGAGGCCTTCGCGCGCGAGCTGCGGGTGCCGGGAACCGCCCTGGCGTGCCTGCAGGCCGCCAACCACGAGGTCGGCACCGTCCAGCCGCTGGCTCCGGTCTTCGACGCCGCCGTCGGCGCCGGGGTGCCGTTGCTGGTGGACGCCGCGCAGGTGGTCGGCCGGCTGCCGGTGCCCCGGGAGTGGTCGGTGCTGTGTGCTTCGTCTCACAAGTGGGGCGGGCCCGCGGGCGTCGGGGTCCTCGCCGTCCGCAAGGGGACGCGGTTCGCCCCGGCGTGGGCCGTCGACGAGCACGAGGACGGCCGGGTGCCCGGGGCGGTGAACCTGCCGGGGATCGTGGCGGCCGCCGCGGCGCTGCTGGCCCGGGAGCAGGAACGGGAGGCCGAGGCGGTACGGCTGCGCGCCATGACCGAGCGGCTGCGCCGGGCGCTGCCGGGCGTGGCCGAGGACATCGAGGTCTTCGGCGACCCGGCGGACCGGCTGCCGAACCTGGTCGCCTTCTCCTGCCCGGCGGTCAACGCCGAGGCCCTGGTCCTGGACCTGGACGAGGCCGGGTTCGAGGTGTCCTCGGGCTCGGCGTGCACGTCCGACACCGTCACCCCGAGCCACGTGCTGGTCGCCATGGGCGCCGCCGACCGGGGCAACGTGCGGGTCTCGCTGCCGTTCGGCACGGCGGAGGAAGACGTGGACCGCTTCCTCGCCGTGCTTCCGCGCGTACTGGAGAAGCTGCGCTGA
- the ctaD gene encoding cytochrome c oxidase subunit I: MTAISEPRAVSAPYERRVPGNIVVKWLTSTDHKVIGYMYLITSFCFFGIGGLLALLMRAELARPGLQFLTTEQFNQAFTMHGTIMLLMFATPLFIGFANVIVPLQIGAPDVAFPRLNMFAYWLFLFGSLIAVGGFLTPQGAADFGWFAYSPLTDAIHSPGIGADMWIMGLALSGFGTILGGVNFITTIVCMRAPGMTMFRMPIFTWNILLTAVLVLMAFPVLAAALFALEADRRLGAQIFEADNGGALLWQHLFWFFGHPEVYIVALPFFGIISEIIPVFSRKPIFGYNTLVMATMSIAGLSVTVWAHHMFTTGAVMLPFFAFMSYLIAVPTGIKFFDWIGTMWRGSLSFDTPMLWSVGFLVTFLFGGLTGVLLASPPIDFHVQDSYFVVAHFHYVLFGTVVFAMNAGFYFWWPKFTGKMLDERLGKIHFWILFVGFHTTFLVQHWLGAEGMPRRYADYLASDGFTTLNTISSIGSFVLGASTLPFLYNVYITAKRGKKVTVDDPWGYGRSLEWATSCPPPRHNFTSLPRIRSESPAFDLHHPEVAALDLGHGHGKKPAVAAAKPASARQETQDTTGTDTEDGAK, translated from the coding sequence GTGACGGCCATCAGTGAACCGCGCGCTGTCAGCGCGCCGTACGAGCGCCGTGTCCCCGGCAACATCGTGGTCAAGTGGCTGACGTCCACCGACCACAAGGTGATCGGGTACATGTACCTCATCACGTCGTTCTGCTTCTTCGGCATCGGGGGCCTGCTGGCCCTGCTGATGCGCGCCGAGCTCGCCCGGCCGGGTCTGCAGTTCCTGACCACCGAGCAGTTCAACCAGGCGTTCACCATGCACGGCACGATCATGCTGCTGATGTTCGCCACCCCGCTGTTCATCGGGTTCGCGAACGTCATCGTGCCGCTGCAGATCGGCGCCCCTGACGTGGCCTTCCCGCGGCTGAACATGTTCGCCTACTGGCTGTTCCTGTTCGGCTCGCTGATCGCCGTCGGCGGCTTCCTCACCCCGCAGGGCGCCGCGGACTTCGGGTGGTTCGCCTACTCGCCGCTGACCGACGCGATCCACTCCCCGGGCATCGGCGCGGACATGTGGATCATGGGTCTGGCGCTGTCCGGCTTCGGCACCATCCTCGGTGGCGTCAACTTCATCACCACCATCGTGTGCATGCGCGCGCCCGGCATGACGATGTTCCGCATGCCGATCTTCACCTGGAACATCCTGCTGACCGCGGTGCTGGTCCTGATGGCGTTCCCGGTGCTGGCCGCCGCGCTGTTCGCGCTGGAGGCCGACCGCCGGCTCGGGGCGCAGATCTTCGAGGCCGACAACGGCGGGGCGCTGCTGTGGCAACACCTCTTCTGGTTCTTCGGACACCCCGAGGTGTACATCGTCGCGCTGCCGTTCTTCGGCATCATCTCCGAGATCATCCCGGTCTTCAGCCGCAAGCCGATCTTCGGGTACAACACCCTGGTGATGGCGACGATGTCGATCGCCGGCCTGTCGGTGACGGTGTGGGCGCACCACATGTTCACCACCGGCGCGGTGATGCTGCCGTTCTTCGCCTTCATGTCGTACCTGATCGCGGTGCCCACCGGCATCAAGTTCTTCGACTGGATCGGCACCATGTGGCGCGGCTCGCTGAGCTTCGACACGCCGATGCTGTGGTCGGTGGGCTTCCTGGTCACCTTCCTGTTCGGCGGTCTGACCGGCGTGCTGCTGGCCTCCCCGCCGATCGACTTCCACGTGCAGGACTCGTACTTCGTGGTCGCGCACTTCCACTACGTGCTGTTCGGCACCGTGGTGTTCGCGATGAACGCCGGCTTCTACTTCTGGTGGCCGAAGTTCACGGGCAAGATGCTGGACGAGCGGCTGGGCAAGATCCACTTCTGGATCCTGTTCGTCGGCTTCCACACCACCTTCCTGGTGCAGCACTGGCTCGGCGCCGAGGGCATGCCCCGCCGCTACGCGGACTACCTGGCCAGCGACGGGTTCACCACGCTGAACACGATCTCCTCGATCGGCTCGTTCGTCCTGGGCGCCTCGACCCTGCCCTTCCTGTACAACGTGTACATCACCGCCAAGCGCGGCAAGAAGGTCACGGTCGACGACCCGTGGGGCTACGGCCGCTCCCTGGAGTGGGCCACGTCCTGCCCGCCGCCGCGGCACAACTTCACCTCGCTGCCGCGCATCCGCTCCGAATCCCCGGCCTTCGACCTGCACCACCCCGAGGTCGCGGCCCTGGACCTGGGCCACGGGCACGGCAAGAAGCCCGCGGTGGCCGCCGCCAAGCCGGCGTCCGCGCGGCAGGAGACCCAGGACACGACCGGGACTGACACGGAGGACGGTGCCAAGTGA
- a CDS encoding Ig-like domain-containing protein, giving the protein MAHQIGHGGTAGGGRRWRRAAQWTASAAAVALLAGACGGSSGGKTAAAPVGDGQTASSGSSGGANGAAAPSSSAAQPMTLSASPADGTQGADPGKGIQVAAVNGKLESVTAADASGKTVAGALAADGSSWASTGNLAISSTYTVVVKAQDGSGGEKTTTSKFTTLTPGKRLGLDHYVPDNGTTVGVGQPVAVFFTNAPNEKDRAAVEKAMTVTTTPHVDGAWNWRSDTEADWRPQSYWQPGTKVQVHLGLNGVKAGETTYGSFTKDFSFTIGDSVISTVDLVKDKMTVTKNGQVLRTIPVSAGEVPKHPTWSGKMVVLEKDASLQMTSASVNFTDASDFYDLKVQDAVKLTSSGTFVHAAPWNDGKFGRVNSSHGCIGMSLDDAAWFFNTVKIGDVVDVLQSANTKSNVTTNPNPGFDDWNLSWSQWLKGSGAGVQGQ; this is encoded by the coding sequence GTGGCACACCAGATCGGGCACGGTGGCACCGCGGGCGGAGGACGCCGGTGGCGGCGCGCCGCGCAGTGGACGGCGTCCGCGGCGGCGGTGGCGCTGCTGGCGGGCGCGTGCGGCGGCTCGTCGGGCGGCAAGACCGCGGCGGCGCCGGTGGGGGACGGGCAGACCGCCTCGTCCGGGTCCTCCGGCGGTGCGAACGGCGCCGCTGCCCCCTCGTCCTCCGCCGCGCAGCCGATGACGCTCTCGGCCAGTCCCGCGGACGGCACCCAGGGCGCCGACCCCGGCAAGGGCATCCAGGTGGCCGCCGTCAACGGCAAGCTGGAGAGTGTCACGGCCGCCGACGCCTCCGGCAAGACCGTGGCCGGGGCCCTGGCCGCCGACGGCTCCTCCTGGGCCTCCACGGGCAACCTGGCGATCTCCAGCACCTACACGGTCGTGGTGAAGGCGCAGGACGGCTCCGGGGGCGAGAAGACCACCACCTCGAAGTTCACCACCCTGACCCCGGGCAAGCGCCTCGGTCTGGACCACTACGTCCCGGACAACGGCACCACGGTCGGCGTCGGCCAGCCGGTCGCGGTCTTCTTCACCAACGCGCCGAACGAGAAGGACCGCGCGGCCGTCGAGAAGGCGATGACCGTCACCACCACCCCGCACGTGGACGGCGCCTGGAACTGGCGCAGCGACACCGAGGCGGACTGGCGCCCGCAGAGCTACTGGCAGCCGGGCACCAAGGTGCAGGTGCACCTGGGCCTGAACGGCGTGAAGGCCGGCGAGACCACCTACGGCTCGTTCACCAAGGACTTCTCCTTCACCATCGGCGACTCGGTGATAAGCACCGTGGACCTGGTGAAGGACAAGATGACCGTCACCAAGAACGGCCAGGTCCTGCGCACCATCCCGGTCAGCGCCGGCGAGGTCCCCAAGCACCCGACCTGGAGCGGCAAGATGGTGGTCCTGGAGAAGGACGCCTCGCTGCAGATGACCTCGGCCTCGGTGAACTTCACCGACGCCTCGGACTTCTACGACCTGAAGGTCCAGGACGCGGTGAAGCTCACCTCGTCCGGCACCTTCGTGCACGCCGCCCCGTGGAACGACGGCAAGTTCGGCCGCGTGAACAGCAGCCACGGCTGCATCGGCATGAGCCTGGACGACGCGGCGTGGTTCTTCAACACGGTGAAGATCGGCGACGTGGTGGACGTGCTGCAGTCGGCGAACACCAAGTCGAACGTGACCACGAACCCGAACCCGGGGTTCGACGACTGGAACCTGAGCTGGAGCCAGTGGTTGAAGGGTTCGGGGGCGGGGGTGCAGGGGCAGTAG
- a CDS encoding Uma2 family endonuclease, with protein MTVAMNYEPPPPQVADLEKSAELWAAFSLVEWAGLLDGVTLEMWEHIPEDFCRDHELDNGRLIRRESGSRGHQLASRRLANAIEDAAKKAVRAGAHPCLTVSYDVDTRLWEVPRSTVRRPDVLAYRCVESEEKLWAKDVLLVVEIVSKSSQATDTGQDNPDTGFESKMTQYARSGIKHYWIVRLKPDDSAVESIEQWRLGEYHGRYAQVAYWESGLSRDAVLTDEPFPIAISWSDLEF; from the coding sequence ATGACAGTCGCTATGAACTACGAACCGCCTCCGCCTCAGGTCGCAGACCTGGAGAAGTCGGCAGAGCTCTGGGCCGCCTTCAGCCTGGTGGAGTGGGCCGGCCTGCTCGACGGCGTCACCCTGGAGATGTGGGAGCACATCCCCGAGGACTTCTGCCGGGATCACGAGCTTGACAACGGCCGCCTGATCCGGCGCGAGTCCGGCAGCCGGGGCCACCAGCTTGCTTCACGCCGGCTGGCGAACGCGATCGAGGACGCGGCCAAGAAGGCGGTGCGCGCCGGAGCGCATCCGTGCTTGACGGTCTCTTACGACGTGGACACCCGGCTGTGGGAGGTCCCACGTTCCACAGTGCGCCGCCCCGATGTCCTCGCCTACCGCTGCGTGGAGTCCGAGGAAAAGCTGTGGGCGAAGGATGTGCTGCTCGTGGTCGAGATCGTGTCGAAGTCCAGCCAGGCGACCGACACCGGGCAGGACAATCCGGATACCGGCTTCGAGTCGAAGATGACTCAATACGCGCGTTCCGGGATCAAGCACTACTGGATCGTGCGGCTGAAGCCCGATGACTCGGCTGTCGAGTCGATCGAGCAGTGGCGTCTGGGGGAGTACCACGGCCGGTACGCACAGGTCGCGTACTGGGAATCCGGGCTCAGCCGTGACGCGGTCCTGACCGACGAGCCGTTCCCCATCGCCATCAGCTGGTCCGACCTGGAGTTCTGA
- a CDS encoding Rieske 2Fe-2S domain-containing protein, protein MTDRDMETDHLPENTGGSGNGTLTKDAVADDPFQDPGLPAHRPRVTDLDPKAAKRAERQVALLFLISIVGIIGSMVCYTFVPNTRVHTFTGLGTVNMNNLALGLCLGFAFLALGGGAIHWARTLMTDVDLVQERHLMKSDPESTAFAVSEFKQGVADSGITKYPLIRRSLLTAMLVLPLPAIWLLRDLGPLPGDSLRHTLWAPGEKLVNPNTGQPLKVSDVTVGTLALANPASLNDVPEERIDNLAKSAVLVVRLPQEALKGSEAQKKKQWDWSVDGVMAFSKICTHVGCPVALYEQQTHHMLCPCHQSTFDLSDDGKVIFGPAARSLPQLPITVDADGNLVAVSDFREPVGPSFWERG, encoded by the coding sequence ATGACTGATCGGGACATGGAAACGGACCACCTGCCAGAGAACACCGGTGGGTCGGGCAACGGCACCCTGACCAAGGACGCCGTGGCGGACGACCCCTTCCAGGACCCGGGTCTGCCGGCGCACCGGCCCCGGGTCACCGACCTCGACCCCAAGGCCGCCAAGCGCGCCGAGCGCCAGGTCGCCCTGCTGTTCCTGATCTCGATCGTGGGCATCATCGGGTCGATGGTGTGCTACACCTTCGTGCCGAACACGAGGGTGCACACCTTCACGGGCCTGGGCACCGTGAACATGAACAACCTGGCTCTGGGCCTGTGCCTGGGCTTCGCGTTCCTGGCGCTGGGCGGCGGGGCCATCCACTGGGCCCGTACCCTGATGACCGACGTGGACCTGGTCCAGGAGCGGCACCTGATGAAGTCGGACCCCGAGTCCACCGCGTTCGCGGTCTCGGAGTTCAAGCAGGGCGTCGCGGACTCCGGCATCACCAAGTACCCGCTCATCCGGCGCTCCCTGCTGACTGCGATGCTGGTGCTTCCGCTGCCGGCGATTTGGCTGCTGCGCGACCTCGGCCCGCTGCCGGGTGACAGCCTGCGGCACACCCTGTGGGCCCCGGGCGAGAAGCTGGTCAACCCGAACACCGGCCAGCCGCTGAAGGTCTCCGACGTCACGGTGGGCACGCTCGCGCTGGCCAACCCGGCCAGCCTGAACGACGTCCCCGAGGAGCGGATCGACAACCTCGCCAAGTCCGCGGTGCTGGTCGTCCGGCTGCCCCAGGAGGCGCTGAAGGGCTCCGAGGCGCAGAAGAAGAAGCAGTGGGACTGGTCGGTGGACGGCGTCATGGCGTTCTCCAAGATCTGCACCCACGTCGGTTGCCCGGTGGCGCTGTACGAGCAGCAGACGCACCACATGCTGTGCCCGTGCCACCAGTCGACATTCGACCTGTCCGACGACGGTAAGGTCATCTTCGGCCCGGCCGCGCGGTCGCTGCCGCAGCTGCCGATCACGGTCGACGCCGACGGCAACCTGGTCGCCGTGAGCGACTTCCGGGAGCCGGTCGGCCCGAGCTTCTGGGAGCGCGGATGA
- a CDS encoding c-type cytochrome encodes MNTLSARRRHPLAAFVVLFFALAMIGAAYATLGSSTASAAGSSAYTADQIASGQKLFQSSCSSCHNLNGQGVQGSGPSLIGVGAAAVDFQVGTGRMPAQQIGPQAPSKPPVFTQDEIDDMAAYISSLGAGPAVPDESAYAADPNDAASVSNGGVLFRSNCSQCHNVSGAGGALTDGKYAPSLKETSPKHIYEAMLTGPQNMPIFNDHVMTPQDKKDIIAYLLNTRYGPNPGGLDLGAIGPVSEGLFVWTIVLGLLIVFACWIGAHTTKASRARVAHFEATTGKDATDND; translated from the coding sequence GTGAACACGCTTTCGGCACGACGGCGCCATCCGCTGGCCGCGTTCGTCGTCCTCTTCTTCGCGCTGGCCATGATCGGCGCGGCCTACGCCACCCTGGGCTCATCCACGGCGTCGGCGGCTGGTTCGTCGGCCTACACCGCGGACCAGATCGCCTCAGGCCAGAAGCTCTTCCAGTCCTCGTGCTCCTCCTGCCACAACCTGAACGGTCAGGGCGTGCAGGGCTCGGGCCCGTCGCTGATCGGAGTCGGCGCCGCCGCCGTCGACTTCCAGGTCGGCACCGGCCGCATGCCCGCGCAGCAGATCGGCCCGCAGGCCCCCAGCAAGCCGCCGGTCTTCACGCAGGACGAGATCGACGACATGGCCGCGTACATCAGCTCGCTCGGGGCCGGCCCGGCCGTCCCGGACGAGTCGGCGTACGCCGCCGACCCGAACGACGCCGCCAGTGTCTCCAACGGCGGTGTGCTGTTCCGCAGCAACTGCTCGCAGTGCCACAACGTCTCCGGCGCCGGCGGTGCCCTGACCGACGGCAAGTACGCGCCGTCGCTGAAGGAGACCTCGCCCAAGCACATCTACGAGGCCATGCTCACCGGCCCGCAGAACATGCCGATCTTCAACGACCACGTGATGACCCCGCAGGACAAGAAGGACATCATCGCGTACCTGCTGAACACCCGTTACGGCCCGAACCCCGGCGGCCTGGACCTGGGCGCGATCGGCCCGGTCTCCGAGGGTCTGTTCGTCTGGACGATCGTGCTGGGCCTGCTGATCGTGTTCGCCTGCTGGATCGGCGCGCACACCACCAAGGCGTCCCGCGCCCGTGTCGCGCACTTCGAGGCGACCACCGGGAAGGACGCGACCGACAATGACTGA
- a CDS encoding cytochrome c oxidase subunit 4, with product MKVEAKLFGFVAIFLIIDIPVYWFLSKDTVGTTALSMAFGLCALVWFYLYFTAIRIGPRPEDRDDAEIAEMAGELGFFSPHSWWPLYTAGSAAIAFMGIIFGWWLLLIAVPFGAYSVIGLVFEYYRRENNRYGEVGAEH from the coding sequence GTGAAGGTCGAAGCCAAACTCTTCGGGTTCGTCGCGATCTTCCTGATCATCGACATCCCGGTGTACTGGTTCCTGTCCAAGGACACGGTCGGCACCACCGCCCTGTCGATGGCCTTCGGCCTGTGCGCGCTGGTGTGGTTCTACCTGTACTTCACCGCGATCCGCATCGGACCGCGCCCGGAGGACCGCGACGACGCGGAGATCGCGGAGATGGCCGGCGAACTCGGCTTCTTCTCCCCGCACTCCTGGTGGCCGCTGTACACCGCGGGGTCCGCGGCGATCGCCTTCATGGGCATCATCTTCGGATGGTGGCTGCTGCTGATCGCGGTGCCGTTCGGCGCCTACTCGGTGATCGGGCTGGTGTTCGAGTACTACCGGCGCGAGAACAACCGGTACGGCGAGGTCGGTGCGGAGCACTGA
- a CDS encoding heme-copper oxidase subunit III — translation MAAVATATATTQAGQAHRLPNRPNLVSVGTIVWLSSELMFFAALFAMYFTIRSVHGSAYFVQQAKHLNMSLAVPNTTILVLSSVTCQMGVFAAERGDVRKLRSWFILTFIMGAVFVAGQVWEYSALVKENYTIGHNAWTSVFYLTTGFHGMHVTGGLLAFLLVLGRTYLAKRFTHDQATSAIVVSYYWHFVDVVWIGLFFVIYIMK, via the coding sequence ATGGCGGCCGTGGCGACAGCAACTGCAACTACTCAAGCGGGGCAGGCCCACCGCCTGCCCAACCGGCCGAACCTGGTCAGCGTCGGAACGATCGTCTGGCTGAGCTCGGAACTGATGTTCTTCGCGGCGCTGTTCGCGATGTACTTCACGATCCGATCGGTGCACGGGTCGGCCTACTTCGTTCAGCAGGCCAAGCACCTGAACATGTCCCTGGCCGTACCGAACACCACCATCCTGGTGCTGTCCTCGGTCACCTGCCAGATGGGCGTGTTCGCGGCCGAGCGTGGGGACGTGCGGAAGCTGCGGAGCTGGTTCATCCTCACGTTCATCATGGGCGCGGTCTTCGTGGCCGGTCAGGTCTGGGAGTACTCGGCCCTGGTGAAGGAGAACTACACGATCGGCCACAACGCGTGGACGTCGGTGTTCTACCTCACGACCGGGTTCCACGGCATGCACGTCACCGGCGGGCTGCTCGCGTTCCTGTTGGTGCTGGGCCGGACCTACCTCGCCAAGCGATTCACCCATGATCAGGCCACCTCCGCGATCGTCGTGTCCTACTACTGGCACTTCGTCGACGTGGTGTGGATCGGCCTGTTCTTCGTCATCTACATCATGAAGTAG
- the trpD gene encoding anthranilate phosphoribosyltransferase → MTEQRTWPELLSAVLRREDLSVQDAAWAMDRVMTGEATPSQVAGLAVALRAKGEAVDEIEGFVRSMYKHALLIDVPGATVDIVGTGGDRAHTVNISTMSAIVAAGAGATVVKHGNRASSSSSGAADVLERLGVRLDLAPEAVAQVAKEVGITFCFAPVFHASLRHAGVPRKELAIPTFFNFLGPLTNPARPKAGAVGVFDERMAPVVAGVFARRGVEALVFRGDDGLDEISVATTTTVWTATGGQVRREVFDPRDVGIEYSPVTALRGADPEFNAGVARRMLAGEQGAVRDAVLLSSAAALAALEPSGEPVTARLGAGLSKAAEAIDSGAAERVLAKWVEVSERLVRER, encoded by the coding sequence ATGACCGAGCAGCGCACCTGGCCCGAGCTCCTGTCGGCGGTTCTGCGCCGCGAGGACCTGTCCGTCCAGGACGCGGCCTGGGCCATGGACCGGGTCATGACCGGCGAGGCCACCCCGAGCCAGGTCGCGGGCCTGGCGGTGGCGCTGCGCGCCAAGGGCGAGGCGGTCGACGAGATCGAGGGCTTCGTCCGCTCGATGTACAAGCACGCGCTGCTCATCGACGTCCCCGGGGCCACCGTGGACATCGTCGGCACCGGCGGCGACCGCGCGCACACCGTGAACATCTCCACGATGTCGGCCATCGTCGCGGCCGGCGCGGGCGCCACGGTGGTCAAGCACGGCAATCGGGCCTCGTCCTCCTCCTCCGGCGCCGCGGACGTGCTGGAGCGGCTCGGCGTCCGCCTGGACCTGGCACCGGAGGCGGTGGCCCAGGTCGCCAAGGAGGTGGGCATCACCTTCTGCTTCGCCCCGGTCTTCCACGCCTCCCTGCGCCACGCGGGCGTCCCCCGCAAGGAACTGGCGATCCCGACCTTCTTCAACTTCCTGGGCCCGCTGACCAACCCGGCGCGGCCCAAGGCCGGCGCGGTCGGCGTCTTCGACGAGCGCATGGCCCCGGTCGTGGCCGGCGTGTTCGCCCGCCGCGGCGTGGAGGCCCTGGTCTTCCGCGGCGACGACGGCCTGGACGAGATCTCGGTGGCCACCACCACCACGGTCTGGACCGCCACCGGCGGCCAGGTCCGCCGCGAGGTCTTCGACCCCCGCGACGTCGGCATCGAGTACTCCCCGGTCACCGCCCTGCGCGGCGCCGACCCGGAGTTCAACGCCGGAGTCGCCCGCCGCATGCTGGCCGGCGAGCAGGGCGCGGTACGCGACGCGGTGCTGCTGTCCTCGGCCGCGGCACTGGCGGCGCTGGAGCCCTCCGGCGAGCCGGTGACGGCACGGCTGGGCGCGGGCCTGTCCAAGGCCGCGGAGGCGATCGATTCGGGGGCCGCCGAGCGGGTGCTGGCGAAGTGGGTCGAGGTGTCGGAGCGGTTGGTGCGGGAGCGGTAG